One window of Quercus robur chromosome 12, dhQueRobu3.1, whole genome shotgun sequence genomic DNA carries:
- the LOC126710404 gene encoding bifunctional pinoresinol-lariciresinol reductase 2-like, with protein sequence MEKSKVLIIGGTGYLGKRLVKASLAEGHDTYILNRAEIGVDIDKVQMLLSFKEQGAHLVSGSFTDHQSLVKAIKLVDVVICAISGVHIRSHQILLQLKLIDAIKDAGNVKRFLPSEFGTDPARMEDALEPGRVTFDDKMIVRKAIEDAQIPFTYISANCFAGYFLGGLCQPGKILPSRDSVVLLGDGNKKAIYVEEDDIAKYTIKTIDDPRTVNKTVYLRPPKNILSQREVVEIWEKLIGKELQKSSIPKEEFLASLKGQEYAQQVGLIHYYHVCYEGCLANFEIGNDAVEASELYPEIKYTTVEEYMKRYL encoded by the exons atggaaaaaagcaAAGTTCTGATTATAGGGGGAACTGGGTATCTAGGGAAGAGGTTGGTGAAGGCAAGTTTGGCTGAAGGTCATGATACATACATCCTAAACAGAGCAGAGATAGGTGTTGATATTGATAAAGTTCAAATGCTTTTGTCATTCAAGGAGCAAGGTGCTCACCTTGTTTCTGGTTCCTTTACCGATCACCAGAGCCTTGTGAAGGCTATCAAATTAGTTGATGTTGTTATCTGTGCAATATCTGGAGTTCACATCCGAAGCCACCAAATTCTCCTTCAACTTAAGCTTATTGATGCCATCAAAGATGCTGGTAATGTAAag AGATTTTTGCCCTCTGAGTTTGGCACTGACCCTGCTAGAATGGAGGATGCATTAGAACCTGGGAGAGTGACATTTGACGACAAAATGATTGTAAGGAAAGCCATTGAAGATGCTCAAATACCTTTCACATATATTTCCGCAAACTGTTTTGCTGGTTACTTTCTTGGTGGTTTGTGCCAGCCCGGTAAGATCCTTCCTTCAAGAGATTCAGTGGTATTGTTGGGTGACGGAAATAAAAAAG CAATTTATGTGGAGGAAGATGATATAGCCAAGTACACCATCAAAACTATAGATGACCCTCGAACTGTCAACAAAACAGTATATCTAAGGCCACCTAAAAACATCCTATCTCAAAGAGAAGTTGTTGAGATTTGGGAGAAACTAATTGGCAAAGAGTTGCAAAAGTCTTCCATACCCAAGGAAGAGTTTCTAGCTTCCTTGAAAG gACAAGAGTACGCACAGCAAGTTGGACTTATACATTACTATCATGTTTGCTACGAGGGGTGTCTTGCAAATTTCGAGATAGGAAATGATGCAGTAGAAGCTTCTGAGCTTTATCCAGAGATCAAGTATACTACAGTGGAAGAATACATGAAACGCTATTTATAA